GCGCGAGGTACTGGAGTGCCTCGCCGACTCGACGCCCGCGCTTCGTCATACGACGCGGTTTCGCACTCAGCAACGCTGCATTGCAGCGTGTACATCGGCAATAAAAAAGCACGCCGGTCAGGGCGTGCTTTTTCTCATCGCATCTGCTCGACCTGACGACCACGAAGGCCGCGCCGCCGCACAGATGAGTTGCTGCGCTGGCGCGTTTCCGCGCCAGCAGCTGCATCTCAGCGCTTGCCCAGGCTCAACAGCGTTTCCGCAGTCTTCTCGGACGAAGCCGGGTTCTGGCCAGTCACCAGCATGCCGTCGGTAACCACATGCACGCCCCAGTCGGCGCCCTTTTCATACTGGCCACCAAGCTCGATCAGCACGTCTTCCACCAGGAACGGCACGATCTTGGTCAGACCCACGCCCTCTTCTTCGCCGTTGGTGAAGCCAGTGACGCGGCGACCATTGACCAGCGGCTTGCCGCCTGCGCCCTTGACCCGACGCAGCGCGCCCGGTGCGTGGCAGACCAGACCATGTGGCTTGTTGGCAGTGGCGAACGCTTCGATCAGCGCGATCGAGTGCGCGTCTTCGGCCAGATCCCACAGCGGGCCATGACCACCCGGATAAAACAGCACATCGAACGTGTCTGCCTGGATGTCGGCCAGGCGGTGCGTAGTTGCCAGCGCCTGCTGCGCATCGGGATCCTGCTTGAAGCGCTTGGTCGCCTCGGTCTGCGCGTCGGGCTCGTCACTCTTCGGGTCCAGCGGCGGCTGGCCGCCCTTCGGCGAGACCAGGGTGATCTGCGCGCCTGCGTCCTTGAACACGTAGTAGGGCGCGGCGAATTCTTCCAGCCAGAAGCCGGTCTTCTTGCCGGTATCGCCCAGCTGGTCGTGGGAGGTGAGCACCATCAGAACATTCATTGGATTGCCTTGGGTTATCGCCCCGGACTCGGGCAAGGCGGCCAGTCTGCGATTCAGCCCGTTGCAGCGCCGTGTAGAGTGCGTGGGCGCCGCGCGCACGGTTCAGACATTCATCGCCGGCGGCTGCAGCTGATCCATGCGGATGCGGTTGGCAAATAGCGAGAACGCCAGCATGCCGGCCAGCCCGCTGACACGGCTCACCCACGGCGGCAGCCAGCGTGGCGCCACCAGTACACCGCTTTCGAACAGCGGTGCAAAGCGCGCCACATCGCCCAGCGCCATCTTGCCCGCGAACAAATACCGGCAGCGCTGCAACTGATCGCGCTGCAACGCATGCCGGAAGAACGTATGCACCGCCACCAGCCCGCGCAGGTACACCGTGTCCTTGGTGAAGGCACCGCCACCGCTGGTCGGCACGCCGCGGAACACGCGCTGCGCAGAGGAAAAACTTTCCAGCGGGCTTTGCCCGCTCTCGGTGAAATAGCGAAAGATCTCGATGAAATCGGCACCGGAGCGCGCCATCGCAATCGCTTCGATGCGCAGGCTGATGCGCTTCATGCGTTCGATGTCGATGCTGCCGGTGATCTGCTCGGCAAACGTCGCCAGGCCTTCCTGCGTGGCGGTGGTGCGTGGCGAAGAAATCCCCAGGCTGGGCAGGTGCAGCTGCGCACGCCCGTTGAGCGCCGTGAGCGAGTGCACCAATGCTTCGTGATGGAACAACTGCGCGCGATCGTAATCGCTGAAGGTCGCGCCGCTGCGCAGCCGGATGCGGTGCGCACCGGCCGCGGCCTTGGCCAGCAGGTCCGGGTCCAGCGTCACGGTGATCACGCGGCCTTCGAAAAACGCATCCAGATCGTTCTGCAACTGCATCCGCAACGCGGTGGCCGACACCGGCACCTGTTCTTCCGGCGCCAGCAATTCACGGTCCAGCTCCTGCGCGATCTGAATGAAGTGCCGCGCAGCCTCGCGCGTGCTCGGCCCATTGCCCGGCATCGGGTCGTCCGGCACACCAAACAGCTGTGCCGAGTAATCACTCACCGCTGCGGTGCCCAGCGATTCCAGCAACCCGGCCGCCAGCCCCCAGCTATGCGCCGAATCGATCAAATACGCACCGAGCGGATGCTGCGGGTCGGCGGCCTTCGCAATGACGGCCAGCTCGCGCCGGGTATCGCCAAAATCCAGTACCGGGTACTCCACCTGCGGCAGCTCTGGCTGCCCGCGCGCCACGCTCTGCAGGAAGGGCTCCTGCAAGGCCCGAGGCCAGCTC
The nucleotide sequence above comes from Xanthomonas campestris pv. campestris str. ATCC 33913. Encoded proteins:
- a CDS encoding type 1 glutamine amidotransferase domain-containing protein, giving the protein MNVLMVLTSHDQLGDTGKKTGFWLEEFAAPYYVFKDAGAQITLVSPKGGQPPLDPKSDEPDAQTEATKRFKQDPDAQQALATTHRLADIQADTFDVLFYPGGHGPLWDLAEDAHSIALIEAFATANKPHGLVCHAPGALRRVKGAGGKPLVNGRRVTGFTNGEEEGVGLTKIVPFLVEDVLIELGGQYEKGADWGVHVVTDGMLVTGQNPASSEKTAETLLSLGKR
- a CDS encoding flavohemoglobin expression-modulating QEGLA motif protein — its product is MPLRKGPPDIVHHAALDARLVKAVRGVKLLALASWPRALQEPFLQSVARGQPELPQVEYPVLDFGDTRRELAVIAKAADPQHPLGAYLIDSAHSWGLAAGLLESLGTAAVSDYSAQLFGVPDDPMPGNGPSTREAARHFIQIAQELDRELLAPEEQVPVSATALRMQLQNDLDAFFEGRVITVTLDPDLLAKAAAGAHRIRLRSGATFSDYDRAQLFHHEALVHSLTALNGRAQLHLPSLGISSPRTTATQEGLATFAEQITGSIDIERMKRISLRIEAIAMARSGADFIEIFRYFTESGQSPLESFSSAQRVFRGVPTSGGGAFTKDTVYLRGLVAVHTFFRHALQRDQLQRCRYLFAGKMALGDVARFAPLFESGVLVAPRWLPPWVSRVSGLAGMLAFSLFANRIRMDQLQPPAMNV